The proteins below come from a single Candidatus Bathyarchaeota archaeon genomic window:
- a CDS encoding NAD(P)-dependent oxidoreductase, with protein MGLGFIGLGTMGAPMVLNLLKAGFKLKVYDVDSERVKKVVECGAEPACCPREVASESEFILLCLPSGTVSEEVTIGGGGVVQSAQPGSVIVELSTVPPSTIRKIASAAEPLGVDVLDAPVSGGRSGAEEATLTIMVGGRRDVFDRSIPILKAIGREIYYVGGLGSGQTVKLLNNMRVLIDLVTSRYMLEIGVKAGVDLKLLQEIINKSTGQSWVWTNWVPKFIQGQSLGATINIFNKDMTNAIEIAESFNVYPEVAMAALKEVKTYLERSMGGSDISAMFNSILRSESNI; from the coding sequence TTGGGTTTGGGCTTCATAGGCTTAGGAACTATGGGTGCACCTATGGTTCTCAACCTCTTGAAAGCAGGTTTCAAACTGAAAGTGTATGACGTTGACTCTGAAAGGGTTAAAAAGGTTGTTGAGTGTGGAGCTGAACCTGCATGTTGCCCTCGAGAGGTCGCTTCTGAATCTGAATTCATCCTGCTATGCTTGCCCAGTGGAACCGTATCTGAGGAGGTTACTATCGGTGGTGGTGGCGTCGTTCAATCTGCACAGCCTGGAAGTGTCATTGTAGAGTTGAGTACAGTTCCACCATCAACCATCAGAAAGATAGCCTCCGCCGCTGAACCTTTAGGAGTCGACGTTCTAGACGCCCCTGTCTCAGGTGGAAGGAGCGGCGCTGAGGAGGCGACACTGACAATTATGGTCGGCGGTAGACGAGACGTTTTCGATAGGAGCATACCGATCCTGAAGGCTATCGGTAGAGAGATCTATTATGTTGGAGGTTTAGGGTCTGGTCAGACTGTTAAACTCTTGAATAATATGAGGGTTCTCATAGACCTGGTCACTTCAAGATACATGCTGGAGATTGGTGTAAAGGCAGGTGTTGACCTGAAACTCCTCCAAGAGATCATCAACAAAAGCACTGGCCAGAGCTGGGTCTGGACAAACTGGGTCCCAAAATTTATCCAAGGCCAGAGTTTAGGTGCAACAATCAACATATTCAATAAAGACATGACGAATGCCATTGAAATAGCTGAAAGCTTCAACGTGTATCCTGAGGTTGCTATGGCGGCTTTGAAAGAGGTCAAGACGTATTTAGAGAGGAGTATGGGTGGTAGCGACATATCCGCAATGTTCAATTCAATATTAAGGTCGGAGTCTAATATATAA
- a CDS encoding metallophosphoesterase family protein, which translates to MNLKVLASSAIIVATLTYFLISLPLLYYDTGIVKRPCIDAGEIDLYGPTLFVSDLHISNIPGDSERLKALAIFVKERGISNLVILGDLFRWRSDWDSLKAKYGSDERAVEMVLETIGILGQELTVYLILGDPSHDPEELNVNFKFGRTRFLSVGKCGVFHIHGLTIVGLHGDQAFGGPVGFAISIATRNLVLEKVWKTHMNMPHEVWVIMGHTHIPGIDRDARVANTGGWTEVSFNIVPRSKGIIVDEKGGIDLVTF; encoded by the coding sequence ATGAATCTCAAAGTATTGGCGTCCTCTGCTATAATAGTAGCTACCTTAACATACTTCTTGATCAGTCTACCTCTACTCTACTATGATACTGGAATTGTGAAGAGGCCTTGCATAGATGCTGGAGAGATAGATCTCTATGGGCCAACACTCTTTGTCAGCGATCTCCATATCTCCAATATTCCAGGAGACTCTGAGAGACTAAAGGCGCTGGCGATTTTCGTAAAGGAAAGGGGAATATCGAATCTAGTGATTCTCGGAGACTTATTCAGATGGCGTAGCGACTGGGACTCACTCAAAGCTAAGTATGGAAGCGATGAGAGAGCAGTCGAGATGGTCCTGGAGACTATCGGTATTTTGGGTCAAGAATTGACTGTTTACCTCATTCTGGGAGATCCAAGCCATGACCCTGAAGAGTTAAATGTCAACTTCAAGTTTGGACGCACAAGATTTTTGTCAGTCGGCAAATGCGGAGTATTCCATATACATGGGTTGACGATTGTGGGATTGCATGGGGACCAAGCCTTCGGAGGACCCGTCGGCTTCGCGATCTCAATTGCAACGAGGAATCTGGTTTTGGAGAAAGTATGGAAGACACATATGAATATGCCTCATGAAGTCTGGGTTATTATGGGTCACACCCATATACCAGGGATCGACCGCGATGCAAGAGTTGCAAACACCGGAGGATGGACAGAGGTTTCATTCAACATAGTTCCTAGATCGAAAGGCATCATCGTAGACGAGAAGGGTGGAATCGATCTAGTCACCTTTTAA
- a CDS encoding twin-arginine translocase TatA/TatE family subunit has translation MTFIGPWEIALILVVILIIFGSKKLPELARGLGEAVRQYKLASEGSDKISLEPSNISNRRISTQGKSDDILVITAKQLGIITEGKTMEDISNEIASKATGKH, from the coding sequence ATGACATTTATAGGACCTTGGGAGATAGCCCTAATCCTAGTAGTAATCCTGATCATATTCGGATCAAAGAAGCTTCCTGAACTGGCCAGAGGCTTAGGAGAGGCTGTCAGACAGTACAAGTTAGCCTCCGAAGGCTCAGATAAAATATCTCTTGAACCATCAAACATATCGAATCGAAGAATCTCCACGCAAGGAAAGTCAGACGATATCTTGGTCATAACTGCAAAACAACTAGGGATCATAACTGAAGGAAAGACCATGGAAGATATATCAAATGAAATAGCATCGAAGGCAACTGGGAAACATTGA
- a CDS encoding CRISPR locus-related DNA-binding protein, translated as MKTIIATAGEEPAGIIESLKIHPCRKLILITDERGKRAAVPKILKATEILDIKTEIVTVNPYDIPSIIKTIKNKINEQDTPTILNVTGGRKTMALAATLAGMVAGEKVEDIIYITEEEHKPVSLPRLLNPESILTSEKRKILRIIADKTETTAEDLQAEMNVKMQAVWKHLRELEHLGYITSSKSKPRRFKLTLNGRLLT; from the coding sequence TTGAAGACGATCATAGCAACCGCAGGCGAGGAACCTGCAGGCATCATAGAATCTCTAAAAATACACCCATGCAGAAAACTCATCCTCATCACAGATGAGAGGGGAAAGAGGGCTGCTGTCCCAAAAATCTTGAAGGCCACCGAGATCCTAGACATAAAGACCGAGATAGTAACCGTCAACCCCTACGACATCCCAAGCATCATCAAAACCATAAAGAACAAGATAAACGAGCAGGACACCCCAACGATCCTGAACGTAACAGGAGGAAGAAAGACTATGGCCCTAGCCGCAACCCTGGCAGGGATGGTGGCAGGAGAAAAAGTAGAGGACATCATATACATAACCGAGGAGGAGCATAAACCCGTCTCCCTTCCAAGACTCTTAAACCCAGAATCCATACTCACCAGTGAGAAGAGGAAGATACTAAGAATAATAGCTGACAAGACAGAAACAACCGCCGAGGACCTTCAGGCTGAGATGAATGTTAAAATGCAAGCAGTCTGGAAACACCTCAGAGAACTCGAACATCTCGGGTACATAACATCCTCTAAAAGCAAACCGAGAAGATTCAAACTCACACTAAACGGTCGACTTTTGACCTAA
- the mtrH gene encoding tetrahydromethanopterin S-methyltransferase subunit H, whose protein sequence is MEQKIFDIGGLRVGGQPGELPTVLIGSIFHVGHRIVSDHTNGVFDVRKAESLIKVQEEMSEKTGNPHMVDIVGETPEALKRYIGFISEITEAPFLINGLNATVRLEGAKYAREIGLIDRAVYTSINYTVDESEVRGIRDSGMKAGIVQAFNPREASPKGMRSILEGAGVKEGLLKVASEAGLEKILVLAPVLDIPSIAMASEGIRMLKGIFGLPTGAAPLGVVGMWRRAGDFGLDAKKTCRGAVAAMVQTAGADFIIYGSIEKAKSIFPACAMIDAIIAYGARRSGVKPLTRDHPLYRIF, encoded by the coding sequence TTGGAACAGAAGATTTTTGACATAGGTGGTCTAAGAGTCGGCGGCCAACCTGGAGAATTGCCGACAGTACTTATCGGAAGCATATTCCATGTAGGTCATCGAATAGTATCAGATCATACTAATGGGGTATTTGATGTGAGAAAGGCTGAGTCGCTAATTAAGGTGCAGGAGGAGATGTCTGAGAAGACCGGTAACCCACATATGGTCGACATTGTCGGGGAGACCCCTGAAGCATTAAAGAGATACATAGGTTTCATCTCTGAAATTACTGAAGCCCCATTCCTGATAAATGGTCTAAACGCAACCGTCAGGTTGGAGGGAGCCAAATATGCTAGGGAGATTGGTCTAATCGATAGGGCTGTATACACATCGATAAACTACACAGTAGATGAATCCGAGGTTAGGGGAATAAGAGATTCCGGAATGAAGGCAGGAATCGTTCAGGCATTCAACCCAAGAGAGGCGTCTCCCAAAGGCATGCGTTCAATACTTGAAGGTGCAGGTGTTAAAGAGGGCCTTCTAAAAGTTGCCTCAGAAGCTGGTTTGGAGAAGATCCTTGTTCTAGCACCTGTACTTGATATTCCAAGCATAGCTATGGCATCTGAAGGAATTAGGATGTTGAAGGGTATTTTCGGATTGCCGACAGGCGCAGCTCCGTTAGGCGTTGTAGGTATGTGGAGGCGTGCTGGAGATTTTGGTTTGGACGCAAAGAAGACTTGTAGGGGAGCCGTTGCAGCGATGGTGCAGACCGCAGGAGCCGACTTTATAATATACGGTTCAATTGAGAAAGCGAAGAGCATCTTTCCGGCATGCGCGATGATCGACGCCATCATAGCCTATGGGGCAAGAAGATCAGGTGTGAAGCCCCTGACTAGAGACCATCCACTATACAGAATATTTTGA